A region of Pseudomonas sp. Marseille-Q3773 DNA encodes the following proteins:
- a CDS encoding iron ABC transporter permease codes for MSTTMGKPAGFGLIRVGRFSLLWDIRALCAGSLLLVLVLATMLFCLAGNGISAGEVLTTLRGHGDPLQQLLLYELRLPRLLAGLLSGAALGAAGCLMQTLARNRLATPGMVGLDNGATAFAVASIVAVPTSLAPSALALTGAATAAALTFMLAAGGGARGYRFIVVGLGVGALFGAVTNLMLARADMDAANAAYPWTIGSLNARPSQAVWLLALGLAVGLPMALTMTRALSIMRFSDSVAITLGVRMHTTRTAILALSVTLTGLAVAVAGPLGLVSLLAPEIARYLSKWRGVPVLNAAWSGSLLTLLADWVGRTALAPMEIPVGIVMALVGAPYLLWIILRQPDRSTS; via the coding sequence ATGAGCACGACCATGGGCAAACCTGCAGGCTTTGGGCTCATTCGTGTTGGGCGCTTTTCACTCCTTTGGGATATCCGCGCGCTGTGTGCCGGTTCGTTATTGCTGGTACTGGTGCTGGCTACGATGCTGTTCTGCCTGGCTGGCAACGGCATCAGCGCTGGCGAGGTCCTGACAACCTTGCGAGGACATGGCGATCCGCTGCAGCAACTGCTTTTGTATGAGTTACGCCTTCCACGCCTGCTGGCAGGCCTGCTCAGCGGCGCCGCGCTGGGCGCGGCGGGCTGTCTCATGCAAACGCTGGCTCGAAACCGGCTGGCGACACCTGGCATGGTGGGCCTGGACAACGGTGCCACCGCCTTCGCAGTGGCTTCGATAGTCGCAGTTCCCACCAGCCTGGCGCCCTCGGCACTGGCACTTACGGGCGCGGCAACGGCCGCCGCCCTGACCTTCATGCTTGCTGCCGGAGGTGGCGCCCGAGGTTACCGCTTCATCGTGGTGGGGCTTGGGGTCGGTGCCCTGTTCGGCGCCGTTACCAACCTCATGCTTGCCCGCGCGGACATGGATGCCGCCAATGCCGCCTACCCCTGGACCATTGGCAGCCTCAACGCACGCCCCTCACAAGCCGTGTGGCTACTCGCTCTGGGGCTTGCAGTGGGCTTACCTATGGCGCTGACGATGACACGGGCTCTGTCGATAATGCGTTTTTCCGACAGCGTTGCCATCACCCTCGGCGTACGCATGCATACGACTCGCACCGCAATCCTGGCACTGAGCGTTACGTTGACCGGCTTGGCTGTGGCGGTCGCCGGCCCGCTTGGGCTGGTCTCGTTATTGGCGCCAGAGATTGCCCGCTACCTGAGCAAGTGGCGCGGCGTTCCGGTGCTGAATGCCGCATGGTCTGGTTCCCTGCTCACGCTGTTAGCCGACTGGGTTGGCAGAACTGCCCTGGCGCCGATGGAAATACCTGTGGGCATCGTCATGGCGCTGGTAGGCGCGCCTTATCTGCTGTGGATCATCCTTCGACAACCTGACAGGAGCACCTCATGA
- a CDS encoding ABC transporter ATP-binding protein → MSFSLHTEAAIEARGLTLCHDKHPIIHNLHLRLPAAKVTAIVGPNGCGKSTLLAGLARLHKPSGGAVLLDGKIIADLPSREVAKRLALLPQDATAPQGLTVAELIRFGRQPHVGLLQQWSQKDQAVVEAALVAADLQGLANRPLDSMSGGQRQRAWIAMAIAQDTPLLLLDEPTSALDIGHQVEVFELIRNLAASGKTVAMVVHDISSASRYADHVVAMKNGSVIDEGCPTQVITRALVNTLYDVDCVLLPDPISGTPVIAGLRPNRRG, encoded by the coding sequence ATGAGCTTCTCGCTGCACACCGAGGCCGCTATCGAGGCCCGGGGGCTGACCCTTTGTCACGACAAGCATCCGATCATCCACAATCTGCACCTGCGGCTGCCTGCTGCCAAGGTTACCGCTATCGTGGGTCCGAACGGGTGTGGCAAGTCGACCCTGCTGGCCGGGCTGGCCCGCCTGCATAAACCAAGCGGTGGCGCGGTACTTCTCGATGGCAAAATCATTGCCGACTTACCCTCTCGGGAAGTCGCAAAGCGCCTGGCGTTGCTGCCCCAGGACGCGACGGCGCCACAAGGGCTGACGGTGGCAGAGTTGATCCGCTTCGGTCGCCAACCTCATGTCGGTTTGCTTCAACAATGGAGCCAGAAAGACCAAGCCGTGGTAGAAGCGGCGCTGGTTGCCGCAGACCTTCAGGGTTTGGCCAATCGGCCACTGGATTCGATGTCTGGCGGGCAGCGCCAACGCGCCTGGATCGCCATGGCAATTGCTCAGGATACCCCCCTGCTGCTGTTGGACGAGCCTACCTCAGCGCTTGATATCGGGCATCAGGTGGAGGTGTTCGAGCTGATCCGTAATCTGGCAGCATCAGGAAAAACAGTTGCCATGGTCGTGCATGATATCTCTAGCGCATCGCGGTACGCAGACCATGTGGTAGCGATGAAAAATGGCAGCGTGATCGACGAGGGTTGTCCCACCCAGGTGATCACCAGAGCCCTGGTGAACACTCTTTATGATGTCGACTGTGTCCTCCTGCCCGACCCTATAAGCGGTACCCCGGTCATTGCCGGGCTCAGACCTAATCGCCGTGGCTGA
- a CDS encoding LysR family transcriptional regulator: MITFKQMEALYWIARCGSFEAAALRLNMSQSAISKRIQELEDIFETPLFDRSRRTAKLTEKGVELLEHVREMLARRDELLERVGARDVQLRRLRLGVTELTAMTWLPAFVEAIRQAYPRLQIEPSVELSSELHRKLESDDLDVIVVPDVFQDARFVCTPLQCVENAWMCGPELLDVEDEVALAELAEYTVMTQGSSSGTGLVYERWLAEQGVHLPRMIISQNLLVQVGLTISGLGISYLPRQCLSQLVERGALKVIRTRPRLPQIRYGALYRTDRSQGINPAVAELARQQCDFSRLLLALD, encoded by the coding sequence ATGATTACCTTCAAACAGATGGAAGCGCTTTACTGGATCGCCCGCTGCGGCAGTTTCGAAGCGGCAGCGCTGCGTCTGAACATGTCGCAGTCGGCCATCTCCAAGCGGATTCAGGAACTTGAAGATATTTTCGAAACCCCATTGTTCGACCGCAGCCGACGCACTGCGAAGCTGACCGAAAAGGGCGTGGAGCTGCTTGAACATGTGCGCGAGATGCTGGCGCGGCGTGACGAGCTGCTTGAACGGGTAGGGGCCAGGGACGTGCAGTTGCGTCGATTGCGTTTGGGCGTGACCGAGTTGACGGCGATGACTTGGTTGCCGGCCTTTGTCGAGGCAATCCGTCAGGCATATCCACGACTTCAGATAGAACCTTCGGTCGAGTTGTCGAGCGAACTTCACCGCAAGCTGGAAAGCGACGACCTGGATGTAATCGTGGTGCCGGACGTGTTTCAGGACGCGAGATTCGTCTGCACACCGCTGCAATGTGTCGAGAATGCCTGGATGTGCGGGCCCGAGTTGCTGGATGTCGAAGATGAAGTGGCCTTGGCGGAGCTGGCCGAGTATACGGTCATGACCCAAGGTTCCAGTTCGGGGACGGGGCTTGTTTATGAACGCTGGCTGGCCGAGCAGGGCGTGCACCTGCCTCGGATGATCATCAGCCAGAACCTGCTGGTACAAGTGGGGTTGACCATCTCGGGGCTCGGCATCAGCTACTTGCCACGTCAGTGCCTTTCGCAGCTGGTTGAGCGCGGGGCGCTCAAGGTGATCCGCACCCGGCCGCGGCTACCGCAGATCCGGTATGGAGCGTTGTATCGTACTGACCGCAGTCAGGGGATAAATCCGGCGGTTGCCGAGCTGGCCAGGCAGCAATGTGACTTTTCCAGGCTATTGCTGGCGCTCGATTGA
- a CDS encoding RraA family protein, whose product MSLPGSRILPTPSPAPAHMVHALRTVVTAHISDNLGRHVGARGLIRYNRSGKLVGTALTVKSRPGDNLYIYKALTMLQPGHVLVVDAQGDTSNAAIGELIKLYALQRGCVGFVIDGAIRDVAAFVDTPCYARGVVHRGPYKTGPGEINVPVSIGGMIVNPGDLLVGDEDGVVAFAQSDAEAVMAAAARHADFEAAVMAEIATGNPRQSWIEAPLKKFGLLEDAL is encoded by the coding sequence ATGTCCTTGCCCGGCTCTCGCATCTTGCCGACCCCGTCCCCGGCACCTGCGCATATGGTCCACGCCCTTCGTACAGTTGTTACTGCGCACATCAGCGATAATCTCGGCCGACACGTCGGTGCCCGTGGGCTCATCCGCTACAACCGCAGCGGCAAACTGGTCGGCACCGCCCTAACGGTAAAAAGCCGCCCCGGCGACAACCTCTACATTTACAAGGCCTTGACCATGCTGCAACCGGGCCATGTGCTGGTGGTTGACGCGCAAGGCGACACCAGCAACGCTGCCATCGGCGAACTGATCAAGCTGTATGCACTGCAGCGCGGCTGCGTCGGCTTCGTGATTGATGGGGCGATTCGCGATGTTGCCGCATTCGTCGATACCCCATGCTACGCCAGGGGTGTAGTACATCGCGGGCCCTACAAGACGGGCCCCGGAGAGATCAATGTGCCGGTCTCGATCGGCGGCATGATCGTCAACCCGGGTGATCTGCTGGTGGGTGATGAAGATGGTGTGGTCGCGTTCGCACAGTCTGACGCCGAGGCGGTTATGGCGGCTGCGGCCCGGCATGCCGACTTCGAAGCTGCGGTGATGGCCGAAATTGCCACGGGTAACCCTCGTCAGTCGTGGATCGAAGCGCCGTTGAAGAAGTTCGGCTTGCTGGAGGACGCCTTGTGA
- a CDS encoding pyridoxal phosphate-dependent aminotransferase, giving the protein MSDTFLAQRLLSIQPSPSIAANALVARLRAEGRDIVNFTVGEPDLDTPEHIVEAAIAALRAGDTHYTGTSGTLALRRAISSKLARDNDLEYGIDEIVAGSGGKHIIYHALAATLNAGDEVVVHTPYWVSYPDIAVLNQATPIIIPGDETLGFKLTPQALEQAITARTKWVILNSPNNPSGAVYNEAELLKLADVLRRHPQVLVMSDEIYEHFVFDSARHLSIVNVAPDLKTRTLIVNGASKGYAMTGWRLGFGAGPAFLVTAIAKLISQTTTCPASISQAAAVAAFSGEQRPIADMRALYSTRRARMLEHLADVPGLRCTPPQGAFYVFANVAALLGKHTPAGETLASDSDLVAYLLSETGVAVVAGSAYGMSPYIRLSFASGLETIDEGCARLKRAVDRLR; this is encoded by the coding sequence GTGAGCGACACCTTCCTGGCCCAGCGCCTGCTCAGCATCCAGCCCTCTCCCAGCATCGCCGCCAATGCCTTGGTAGCCAGGTTGCGTGCCGAGGGTCGCGATATCGTCAACTTCACTGTTGGTGAGCCTGACCTGGACACCCCCGAGCACATTGTCGAGGCCGCCATTGCCGCGTTGCGTGCCGGAGACACTCACTACACCGGCACCAGCGGTACCCTGGCGTTGCGCCGAGCAATTTCCAGCAAACTGGCTCGCGACAACGATCTTGAATACGGCATCGATGAAATTGTCGCCGGCAGTGGCGGCAAGCACATCATCTACCATGCCTTGGCAGCCACCCTGAACGCGGGCGATGAAGTGGTGGTGCATACGCCATACTGGGTGTCGTACCCCGATATCGCCGTGCTTAACCAGGCGACGCCGATAATCATCCCAGGCGACGAAACGCTGGGCTTCAAGCTCACCCCTCAAGCGCTGGAACAAGCCATCACTGCGCGTACCAAATGGGTGATACTCAACAGCCCAAACAACCCCAGTGGCGCGGTATACAACGAGGCAGAACTGCTGAAGCTGGCAGATGTACTGCGCCGCCACCCTCAAGTTCTGGTGATGTCTGACGAGATCTACGAGCACTTCGTGTTCGATAGCGCGCGCCACCTGTCGATCGTCAATGTCGCCCCCGACCTCAAAACCCGTACCCTGATCGTAAACGGTGCCTCCAAAGGCTACGCCATGACCGGCTGGCGCCTGGGGTTCGGTGCAGGTCCCGCATTCCTGGTGACCGCCATCGCCAAGCTGATTTCGCAGACGACCACATGTCCTGCCTCGATCAGTCAGGCTGCAGCCGTCGCGGCCTTCAGCGGTGAACAACGTCCCATTGCGGACATGCGTGCTCTCTACAGCACCCGCCGGGCCCGCATGCTTGAGCACCTCGCCGATGTCCCGGGGCTGCGCTGTACGCCGCCGCAAGGTGCCTTTTATGTGTTTGCCAATGTTGCCGCGCTGTTGGGCAAGCACACACCAGCGGGTGAAACGCTCGCCAGCGACAGCGACTTGGTTGCTTATTTACTCAGCGAAACCGGCGTGGCCGTGGTCGCAGGGTCGGCCTATGGCATGTCCCCCTATATTCGCCTCTCGTTCGCCAGTGGCCTGGAGACCATCGACGAAGGTTGCGCGCGCTTGAAAAGAGCGGTTGACCGCCTGCGCTGA
- a CDS encoding cation:dicarboxylase symporter family transporter codes for MYKPRIPLVWQILIGLLLGITLGALLNEYPSMRPWMVDNILQPAGDIFIKLMKMIVVPIVFACMVVGIAGHGDGQALGRIGVRSLLYFFAVTTTAIVVGLVIGNVLQPGAGTDLASLKAGTVNLPGSGSGSHTLGQIIVGIIPDNIVNAMAQGNLLSVLFFAVMFGLGVGHLPETRKAPLLAVMRAISDAMFRVTSMIMAYSPIGVFGMIAVTVANFGFSSLLPLGKLILVSYVAIVLFTLIVLGSIARFAGINLFGLMRHIRDELLLAFSSASSAAVMPQLMKKLESYGAPPSLVSFVVPVGYSFNLDGASLFLGIGTLFVAQLYGIELSLSDQALLVVTMVLTSKGAAGVPGFMFVILSATLASAGLPLEGIAFIAGVYRLMEMPTTALNVLGNALAPLVIAHWENQRSGHMGQSAS; via the coding sequence ATGTACAAACCCCGTATCCCTCTGGTCTGGCAAATCCTAATCGGTCTGCTCCTAGGTATTACCCTTGGCGCTTTGCTGAACGAATACCCATCGATGCGCCCCTGGATGGTGGACAACATCCTGCAACCGGCTGGTGACATCTTCATCAAACTCATGAAAATGATCGTGGTCCCCATCGTCTTCGCCTGCATGGTGGTCGGTATCGCCGGGCACGGTGACGGTCAGGCGCTGGGGCGCATTGGCGTTCGCAGCCTGTTGTATTTCTTCGCAGTCACCACCACTGCCATCGTCGTCGGACTGGTCATCGGCAATGTGTTGCAGCCGGGTGCCGGTACTGATCTGGCCAGCCTTAAGGCCGGCACGGTCAACCTGCCAGGTAGCGGCTCAGGCAGCCATACACTGGGGCAGATCATTGTCGGCATCATTCCTGACAATATAGTCAACGCCATGGCACAGGGCAACCTCTTGTCGGTGCTGTTCTTCGCAGTGATGTTCGGCTTGGGCGTCGGGCACCTGCCCGAAACGCGCAAGGCGCCGCTGCTTGCGGTAATGCGGGCGATATCGGATGCCATGTTCCGGGTCACTTCGATGATCATGGCGTACTCGCCTATCGGCGTGTTCGGCATGATTGCGGTCACGGTAGCCAACTTCGGGTTCAGCTCGCTGCTGCCCTTGGGCAAGCTGATATTGGTCAGTTATGTGGCCATCGTACTGTTTACCCTGATCGTGCTTGGCAGTATCGCCCGATTTGCCGGTATCAATCTGTTCGGCCTGATGCGGCACATCCGCGACGAATTGCTGCTGGCGTTCTCCAGTGCCAGCTCGGCCGCTGTAATGCCGCAACTGATGAAAAAGCTCGAAAGCTATGGCGCACCGCCTTCGCTGGTCAGCTTCGTGGTACCGGTTGGCTACTCGTTCAACCTCGACGGCGCATCGCTGTTCCTCGGCATCGGCACGTTGTTCGTGGCGCAACTCTACGGTATTGAACTCTCGCTGTCCGACCAGGCATTGCTGGTGGTGACCATGGTTCTGACCTCGAAAGGCGCGGCTGGGGTACCAGGCTTCATGTTCGTCATCCTCTCCGCGACCTTGGCGAGTGCTGGTCTGCCGCTGGAAGGCATCGCGTTCATTGCAGGGGTATATCGCCTGATGGAAATGCCGACTACCGCCTTGAACGTGCTGGGAAATGCACTGGCGCCGCTGGTGATCGCGCACTGGGAAAACCAGCGCAGCGGGCACATGGGCCAATCTGCCAGCTAA